From the genome of Streptosporangiales bacterium, one region includes:
- a CDS encoding IS982 family transposase translates to PTGVFTRIAQRLLALTSGIWTNWTTGVTSKRSLTAYDH, encoded by the coding sequence CACCCACCGGAGTCTTCACCCGCATCGCCCAGCGACTCCTCGCCCTCACCTCCGGCATCTGGACCAACTGGACCACCGGCGTCACCAGCAAACGATCACTAACCGCCTACGACCACTGA